From Penicillium psychrofluorescens genome assembly, chromosome: 1, one genomic window encodes:
- a CDS encoding uncharacterized protein (ID:PFLUO_001432-T1.cds;~source:funannotate), with the protein MKLQALPHIFALLPVFLPLVNGAPARRDSNPGLRGSEALAGYSPSEVVPDKAQPSIQYKLVPEQKQDADIGSYLDFENAKNPQPIRGSYGGDDPGPRNYYYDRINSDKLAPPGTDEGQTINAQWPLGLSHNRLGLKGAGWARQENTGVMPDAVAMAGVDMRLEPAGYRELHWHVASEWSLILNGSCRIQAINENGETFVDDLTAGDVWFFPPGIPHSIQALDDGVEFLLVFDDGNFNEDNTFLATEVFMHQPKEVLAKDLGVPITAFDNLPDDELYIFKGTPAPKDIEEQNVTTAAGLVPRTQSYSYHFSEQPAHEVAGGSVKIVDPLTFPLASNFSAAIVTVHPGGMREIHWHPSSDEWTFFIQGQGRATLFTAPDQATTFDYRAGDIGYFPQSNSHYIENTGDEDLMFVEVLQASQFTDMALGQWIASTPKQIVADTLNLSEETLSKLKTEKQTEHGPKRPDRLTEHDIITMCNPTSTAKSKRREYSLEKRIIPNPLDPKWNGNIEEYLIDEASVAEWVNLESSRGSGYSTAELHELKDQPYNLAIGTLLGCVSVVVASQKAVYISHHWERGAFSQAEWEIGSQEIFQQLALDELNNGGGDDMPSLKQYAGDNGPFASHYEPVVYVLKRRSSGRPEYDAAYDAKTQQIVNEVQKITGLTTRFVNYENTKEDTEDEESTNGVGLFQYDPNGDDMCMMQFAMLKFWMETQEVFTKLWGALEGQEIGDSN; encoded by the exons ATGAAGCTTCAAGCTCTTCCTCATATCTTTGCTTTGCTTCCtgtcttccttcctcttgTCAATGGAGCTCCGGCCCGTAGGGATAGCAATCCCGGTCTAAGAGGCTCTGAGGCTTTGGCTGGGTACTCCCCGTCCGAAGTGGTCCCGGACAAAGCTCAGCCTAGTATCCAATACAAACTAGTACCAGAACAAAAGCAGGATGCCGACATTGGATCCTATCTGGACTTCGAGAATGCCAAAAACCCCCAACCGATTCGTGGCTCAtatggtggtgatgatcCAGGCCCCA GGAACTATTACTACGACCGCATTAACAGTGACAAGCTCGCTCCTCCGGGAACGGACGAAGGTCAAACAATCAATGCCCAATGGCCTCTTG GGCTTAGCCATAACCG ATTGGGACTGAAAGGCGCCGGCTGGGCCCGTCAGGAAAACACGGGAGTAATGCCAGATGCAGTGGCAATGGCTGGTGTTGATATGCGACTCGAGCCTGCTGGGTACCGCGAGCTCCACTGGCACGTCGCCTCGGAGTGGTCTCTCATCTTGAATGGTTCCTGTCGCATCCAG GCCATCAACGAGAATGGCGAGACTTTTGTCGACGACTTGACGGCAGGTGACGTGTGGTTCTTCCCACC TGGCATTCCCCACTCTATTCAAGCTCTGGATGATGGTGTCGAGTTCCTGCTTGTcttcgatgatggcaacTTTAATGAAGACAATACCTTCCTTGCCACAGAAGTCTTCATGCATCAACCG AAGGAGGTCCTCGCCAAAGACCTCGGCGTTCCCATCACGGCATTCGACAACCTCCCCGATGATGAATTATACATCTTCAAAGGCACCCCTGCTCCAAAGGACATTGAGGAGCAGAACGTGACTACTGCCGCTGGTTTGGTTCCGCGTACCCAGAGCTACTCCTATCACTTCTCGGAGCAGCCAGCCCACGAGGTTGCTGGGGGCTCTGTCAAGATCGTCGATCCGCTTACCTTCCCCCTTGCTAGTAACTTCTCTGCTGCCATCGTGACAGTCCACCCGGGCGGCATGCGTGAGATTCACTGGCATCCGAGTAGTGATGAGTGGACTTTCTTCATCCAGGGCCAGGGCCGGGCTACCCTCTTCACTGCACCGGACCAAGCAACCACTTTTGACTACCGAGCCGGTGACATTGGTTATTTCCCGCAGTCGAATAGCCACTACATTGAGAACACGGGCGATGAAGATTTGATGTTCGTGGAAGTGCTCCAAGCTTCTCAGTTTACAG ATATGGCTCTTGGCCAATGGATTGCTTCGACGCCAAAGCAGATCGTTGCTGACACGCTGAACTTGAGTGAAGAGACTCTCAGCAAGCTCAAGACGGAGAAACA AACTGAGCACGGCCCTAAGCGCCCTGATCGGCTCACGGAGCATGATATAATCACGATG TGCAACCCTACCTCCACCGCCAAGAGCAAGAGAAGAGAATATAGCTTGGAAAAGCGTATAATACCAAACCCATTGGATCCAAAGTGGAATGGAAATATTGAAGAATATCTTATCGATGAGGCTTCGGTTGCTGAGTGGGTTAATCTTGAGAGCTCTCGCGGCAGTGGATATTCCACTGCGGAGCTTCATGAACTGAAAGATCAACCGTACAACTTGGCAATTGGTACTCTGCTTGGCTGCGTTTCGGTGGTTGTCGCATCACAAAAGGCTGTGTATATCTCGCACCACTGGGAAAGGGGCGCATTCAGCCAGGCCGAGTGGGAAATTGGATCCCAAGAAATATTCCAGCAACTGGCTCTGGATGAACTGAATaatggaggaggagatgataTGCCAAGCCTCAAACAATATGCAGGCGACAACGGACCGTTTGCCTCTCATTATGAGCCTGTGGTCTACGTCCTCAAGCGGCGATCTTCAGGCCGACCCGAATATGACGCGGCGTATGATGCCAAGACGCAGCAGATTGTGAATGAAGTGCAAAAAATCACTGGGCTGACGACAAGATTTGTCAACTACGAGAACACTAAAGAGGATaccgaggacgaggagagtACGAACGGGGTAGGCCTCTTCCAATATGACCCTAACGGAGACGATATGTGCATGATGCAATTTGCCATGTTGAAGTTCTGGATGGAGACACAAGAGGTGTTCACAAAGCTGTGGGGTGCATTGGAGGGACAAGAGATTGGAGATTCAAACTAG
- a CDS encoding uncharacterized protein (ID:PFLUO_001430-T1.cds;~source:funannotate) — translation MTHEPNGKGRCSNFDAKSQQSHFAPPAQVLYRVSTEGVKDFRPIPVKGAMPWKCLPGVNSAPLGAWIVQRGDIVSVDLAQRGQDYAKVSDLRLLRDGRYIAVYAWLYARWEIAQELQVDGRMPIKSPSHLDKMWPPNAEHKYMLSTNRTITLWDTAIERAPTTIATKLCQDAIYSTTSNSRRIVKADIPRFEWMRKILFMSPQPQQALQI, via the coding sequence ATGACACACGAGCCCAATGGGAAAGGCCGCTGCAGTAATTTTGATGCAAAATCACAACAGTCTCACTTTGCACCTCCGGCCCAAGTTCTTTACCGCGTGTCTACAGAAGGCGTTAAAGACTTCCGACCAATCCCAGTGAAGGGGGCAATGCCATGGAAATGCCTTCCAGGTGTAAATTCAGCACCACTAGGCGCGTGGATAGTTCAACGTGGAGATATTGTCAGCGTTGACCTCGCGCAACGAGGTCAAGATTACGCCAAAGTCTCCGATTTGCGGCTCTTGCGTGATGGACGCTACATTGCTGTCTACGCTTGGTTATACGCGAGATGGGAAATCGCGCAAGAACTTCAAGTGGACGGCAGGATGCCTATCAAGTCGCCGTCTCATCTTGATAAGATGTGGCCACCAAACGCTGAACACAAATACATGCTGAGCACGAACCGTACCATCACACTGTGGGACACTGCAATTGAAAGAGCGCCGACGACCATTGCGACAAAACTCTGTCAGGACGCGATATATAGCACAACTTCAAACTCACGGCGAATTGTGAAAGCAGACATTCCGCGCTTTGaatggatgaggaagatTCTCTTCATGTCGCCCCAGCCACAGCAGGCTCTACAGATATAG
- a CDS encoding uncharacterized protein (ID:PFLUO_001431-T1.cds;~source:funannotate), which produces MQFLDLDTLKALRLSSRQLCAECTGPRFKSFIRDRAIELTKPALRSFRELVVHPELGAVVKNLKIMATVYDQTRQLKIVNAWDHPIPDAGPSLSSPSTEVFLQARDDLAWLQAQQQRQDELSYDEAADNLSFFLRHIRKLDGIELDAVLVQGPTTIETTDTGRTNWYPVWMRASRVYCLTMEVIAQSGIRPKRLAVYQRTPRCSVPIYDITTNLEMLDSANLKNAGKYIEQLALSISTKVVTGATERPPRVPVACHDVACYERTATIAYVCSLGGDHCLDDEKFDGLARFLKFTPNLKTLDIHFYSTLLKSRISYQLMFTIVANEIRLPLLRQCSLRGITTSEESLLQFLSNHPQITDLTLNQISLTPEGSWESIFAHISQKLPNLARLHLSTLKASNKKTINLHPVWEHHSKELEENSRSQVYYVHTKEFSAADIRKGLEFRPKPYAVVQGSPAARSWLISVKREYGAPWESK; this is translated from the coding sequence ATGCAAttcctcgatctcgacaCCCTAAAAGCCCTGCGACTGAGTAGCCGCCAACTCTGCGCTGAATGTACTGGTCCTCGCTTCAAGAGTTTCATTCGCGATCGAGCAATAGAATTGACTAAGCCCGCTCTTCGGTCATTTCGAGAGTTGGTCGTACACCCTGAGCTAGGCGCCGTCGTTAAGAACCTGAagatcatggccaccgtcTATGATCAGACTCGACAACTGAAAATTGTTAATGCATGGGATCATCCAATTCCCGATGCTGGCCCATCGCTCTCGAGTCCCAGTACAGAAGTTTTCTTGCAAGCGCGGGACGACTTGGCCTGGCTTCAAGCCCAACAACAACGCCAGGATGAATTATCATACGATGAGGCAGCTGATAATCTCTCCTTTTTTTTAAGGCATATCCGGAAGCTCGATGGTATTGAACTCGATGCTGTCCTCGTTCAGGGTCCTACCACTATCGAGACTACCGATACCGGGCGGACCAACTGGTATCCGGTATGGATGCGGGCGTCGCGAGTCTACTGCTTAACTATGGAGGTCATTGCCCAGAGTGGCATTAGACCAAAGCGGCTAGCGGTCTATCAAAGAACCCCAAGGTGCAGTGTACCGATATACGACATTACCACTAATCTTGAAATGCTCGATTCGGCCAATTTAAAGAATGCAGGCAAATACATTGAGCAGCTTGCCCTTAGTATCTCGACTAAGGTTGTCACCGGAGCGACAGAACGACCACCCCGCGTCCCCGTGGCATGTCATGATGTAGCATGCTATGAGAGAACCGCTACAATTGCCTACGTCTGTTCACTTGGCGGGGACCACTGCCTCGATGATGAGAAATTCGACGGACTAGCCAGGTTTCTGAAATTCACGCCAAATCTCAAAACACTCGATATTCACTTCTACAGCACCCTACTCAAATCACGCATTAGCTATCAGTTGATGTTCACTATTGTCGCGAATGAAATTCGATTACCGCTGCTTCGACAATGCAGCCTACGAGGCATCACTACTAGCGAAGAGTCTTTGCTCCAATTTCTGTCCAATCACCCCCAAATCACCGATCTCACCCTTAACCAAATATCCCTTACGCCCGAGGGGTCTTGGGAATCTATCTTCGCGCACATTAGTCAGAAACTACCTAATCTCGCACGCCTCCATCTCTCAACCTTGAAAGCAAGCAATAAGAAAACGATCAACCTGCATCCCGTCTGGGAACATCATTCTAAGGAACTTGAGGAAAACTCACGCAGTCAGGTTTATTATGTCCATACGAAGGAGTTTAGTGCAGCTGATATCCGAAAGGGGCTCGAGTTTCGGCCAAAGCCATACGCCGTGGTGCAGGGGTCTCCCGCTGCCCGCTCGTGGCTAATATCTGTGAAAAGAGAGTATGGGGCACCGTGGGAGAGCAAATAA
- a CDS encoding uncharacterized protein (ID:PFLUO_001428-T1.cds;~source:funannotate): protein MAPNVAGTELSAKRRQFAGEPGFKGLVSNGRTFAIALFASLGGLVYGYNQGMFSSILTMHSFQAEIKGYAAETGTKQAITTAILELGAWVGTLLNGWLADAIGRRSTTILAVIVFCIGVIVQANTHAVSFILGGRFVTGLGVGSLSMIVPLYNAELAPPEIRGSLVAVQQLAITFGIMISFWIGYGCNFIGGTGVTQSRAAWLIPVCIQLIPAIALGIGMAVFMPQSPRHLMNTGREEECLKVLAWLRGRPTDDMLVRIEYLEVQAMHIFEKETAAAKYPHYQDGSAKSRFMILVNDYKSLVTNPSLFKRSTVACLIMVFQQWNGINAINYYAPFIFKGIGLTGNTIDLLATGVVGIMEFVFTIPAVLWVDKFGRKSILIAGAVGMASCHFIVAAIIGTYQHEFASHKSAAWAGVVFVWIYCINFGYSWGPVAWIVVSEVFPLSMRAKGVALGGSSNWLNNFAVGMATSPFISTTQFGAFIFFGCITLLGAFYVWFFVPETKGRTLEEMDELFGTTGLAAADSERKRRIEGEIGLLALLGEEDGLPSEPKMASDEAIEKPIQHEEVQHEDKNTPPLSSA from the exons ATGGCTCCTAACGTTGCGGGGACTGAACTATCCGCGAAGCGTCGGCAGTTTGCTGGCGAGCCGGGTTTCAAAGGTCTTGTTAGCAATGGACGGACTTTTGCGATCGCATTATTTGCCTCTCTGGGTGGTCTGGTTTACGGAT ACAATCAGGGAATGTTCTCCTCAATTCTCACGATGCACTCCTTTCAAGCGGAG ATCAAAGGCTATGCCGCCGAAACCGGTACGAAGCAAGCTATCACGACCGCAATCCTGGAGCTCGGTGCATGGGTTGGCACCTTGCTGAATGGGTGGCTGGCTGATGCGATTGGCCGTCGTTCAACTACTATCCTCGCAGTCATCGTTTTCTGCATCGGTGTCATTGTCCAGGCAAATACCCATGCAGTCAGCTTCATTCTCGGGGGTCGGTTTGTCACTGGCCTGGGTGTGGGTAGCTTGAGCATGATTGTGCCCTTGTATAACGCTGAGCTG GCCCCTCCCGAAATCCGTGGCTCCTTGGTCGCAGTCCAGCAGCTGGCAATTACCTTCGGCATCATGATCAGTTTCTGGATTGGGTACGGATGTAATTTCATTGGCGGTACGGGCGTCACTCAGTCACGAGCCGCGTGGTTGATTCCTGTCTGTATCCAACTCATTCCCGCTATTGCTTTGGGCATTGGCATGGCCGTGTTTATGCCCCAGTCTCCTCGTCACTTGATGAATACGGGTCGCGAGGAGGAATGCCTGAAAGTCCTGGCCTGGCTGCGTGGCAGACCAACAGATGATATGCTGGTGCGTATTGAGTATTTGGAGGTCCAGGCTATGCACATATTTGAGAAGGAAACTGCGGCAGCGAAGTATCCCCACTACCAGGACGGTTCTGCTAAGAGTCGATTCATGATTCTGGTCAACGATTATAAGTCACTTGTCACGAATCCTTCCCTGTTCAAGCGATCTACTGTTGCT TGCTTGATCATGGTTTTCCAGCAGTGGAACGGAATCAACGCCATTAACTATTACGC CCCTTTCATCTTCAAGGGCATCGGCCTGACTGGTAACACcattgatcttctggccACAGGTGTCGTGGGTATCATGGAATTCGTCTTCACCATCCCCGCCGTCCTCTGGGTCGACAAATTTGGTCGGAAGAGCATTCTGATTGCCGGTGCCGTCGGCATGGCATCCTGCCATTTTATCGTCGCTGCAATTATTGGTACTTACCAGCATGAGTTTGCAAGCCACAAGTCCGCCGCCTGGGCAGGCGTGGTCTTTGTTTGGATATACTGTATCAATTTTGGGTACTCGTGGGGCCCGGTGGCTTGGATTGTCGTTTCGGAGGTCTTCCCACTGTCGATGCGCGCCAAGGGTGTTGCTCTCGGTGGTAGCAGTAATTGG CTTAACAATTTTGCTGTTGGTATGGCCACGTCCCCGTTCATTTCCACCACCCAATTCGGCGctttcatcttcttcggctgcaTCACTTTGCTCGGAGCCTTCTATGTTTGGTTCTTCGTGCCTGAGACCAAAGGCCGCACTCTTGAAGAGATGGACGAGCTGTTTGGCACGACCGGTCTAGCAGCGGCTGATAGTGAGCGCAAACGTCGCATTGAAGGAGAGATTGGCCTGTTGGCACTTCTTGGGGAGGAAGACGGACTTCCGTCGGAACCAAAGATGGCATCTGATGAGGCTATTGAGAAGCCGATCCAACACGAGGAGGTCCAACACGAGGATAAGAACACTCCTCCCCTTTCCAGTGCTTGA
- a CDS encoding uncharacterized protein (ID:PFLUO_001429-T1.cds;~source:funannotate): protein MSTVPNARWSEVVNTTITPAQWESTPTITRSKVKESSFQGLSASSSSIHRSTLKGVVMQDASMRDDIALQSADGNAIIRSDLHDCTVTNTWVKRCTFKGCVLSNVRSHRSTARNSQLCDLNSFNRNEATDSVIQDQSYVWRTSLKKSAVRETSDLRRSTLVGTDVSNSKLRKATLHDCDVTDCVISGTNFKGMILKYGVWKKGNLVGRIGNREVVAISKDSGVSQVLGPVPVFPELDSKTRSPRDSPPSYYAESDDNLDSDGAVSDDSEDLPPPYKV from the exons ATGTCGACGGTTCCCAACGCCCGATGGAGCGAGGTAGTCAATACTACTATTACACCAGCGCAGTGGGAGTCGACACCGACAATCACCAGGTCCAAGGTGAAGGAGAGCAGCTTCCAAGGCCTGTCAgcatcgtccagctccatccACCGCTCGACCCTAAAGGGAGTGGTAATGCAAGATGCCTCCATGAGGGATGACATTGCCCTTCAGTCTGCAGATGGCAACGCCATTATCCGCAGTGATCTGCATGACTGCACCGTCACCAATACCTGGGTCAAGCGGTGCACATTCAAAGGCTGCGTCCTCAGCAACGTGCGCTCGCACCGCTCTACTGCGCGCAACTCGCAACTGTGCGATCTGAATAGCTTTAATCGCAACGAGGCCACGGATAGCGTGATCCAGGATCAGAGCTATGTGTGGCGCACCTCGCTGAAGAAGTCTGCTGTGCGGGAAACGAGTGATCTCCGACGGAGTACACTGGTTGGGACAGATGTCTCGAATAGTAAGCTTCGCAAGGCTACTTTACATGACTGCGATGTGACCGATTGTGTTATCTCTGGGACGAACTTTAAGGGGATGATTCTGAAGTATGGGGTTTGGAAGAAAGGCAACCTTGTGGGTCGGATTGGGAATCGGGAGGTTGTGGCTATAAGCAAGGACAGCGGAGTGTCACAG GTTCTTGGCCCTGTACCTGTTTTCCCTGAATTGGATTCCAAGACTCGATCCCCAAGAGATAGTCCTCCTTCCTATTACGCGGAATCGGACGACAACCTCGATAGTGATGGCGCTGTCTCTGATGATTCTGAAGATTTGCCACCGCCATACAAAGTGTGA